Proteins found in one Zea mays cultivar B73 chromosome 1, Zm-B73-REFERENCE-NAM-5.0, whole genome shotgun sequence genomic segment:
- the LOC118473501 gene encoding uncharacterized protein: MESPTYTPEVVHPTTDAIEPNGSALTPSDWVIPDIASNPFLPASTQTEDADSLRMSTRPLRRKQHVPRGERQAILARRNRQFEASISRNMANVAEDIISDAEEEDDSTQTHMSAKINNNVDDDDGVVFEDDADENEGYLFAGQYEDTDEDIEIDGSQDESSATDVPDPYDKVYSNIPEETHMLKTVPNCGYCTAKKFEYETPGFCCRGGKVELAPLETPPQLKRLWDSADSDARHFRDNIRFLMAIFLSLPYTVASIV, translated from the exons ATGGAGTCCCCAACATATACCCCTGAGGTTGTACACCCTACAACAGATGCAATTGAACCTAATGGATCCGCTCTTACCCCCTCCGACTGGGTTATCCCTGATATCGCCAGTAACCCGTTCCTACCAGCTTCAACACAGACTGAGGATGCCGATTCACTGCGTATGTCTACTAGACCACTAAGACGTAAACAACATGTGCCACGTGGTGAAAGACAAGCTATCTTAGCCCGTCGAAACCGGCAATTTGAAGCATCCATTTCAAGGAACATGGCTAATGTGGCTGAGGATATTATTAGTGATGCCGAGGAAGAGGATGATTCGACACAAACCCATATGTCTGCAAAGATCAACAACAATG TTGATGACGATGACGGTGTCGTATTTGAAGACGATGCTGATGAGAACGAGGGATACCTATTCGCTGGGCAAT ATGAGGATACTGATGAGGATATAGAGATCGATGGTAGTCAAGATGAATCGAGTGCCACTGATGTTCCTGACCCGTACGACAAGGTGTATAGCAACATCCCTGAAGAAACACATATGCTAAAGACTGTTCCCAACTGCGGTTATTGCACCGCGAAGAAGTTTGAGTATGAGACACCTGGTTTTTGTTGTCGTGGTGGGAAGGTTGAACTAGCCCCACTTGAGACCCCTCCCCAACTCAAGAGGTTGTGGGATAGTGCAGACTCTGATGCTAGGCACTTTCgtgataacattaggtttttAATGGCCATTTTTCTTTCACTTCCCTATACTGTTGCCTCGATAGTATGA